One Peptostreptococcus equinus genomic window carries:
- a CDS encoding double-cubane-cluster-containing anaerobic reductase, whose product MADYKEMWKDLGMDLETHDQLCEVLPQAFTDVYLSQENRPENMAYYDFVVSEIHGVRPAELIEAQKKGKKVFGSFCIFVPDEIVFGADAIATGLCGGSQFWVPGGEKVLPTNTCPLIKASVGARLDKTCPFFRIADMYIGETTCDGKKKAWEILGEDVPMYVMDLPQMKRRKDYKAWAEEITDFKNTVEEFTGNKVTADSLKNSIKLINDKRRALQRLSNFRKNINIPISGKDVLLISQIAFYDDPTRFTQMTNALCDELDKRVEEGVSVFPKGTKRILLAGTPLAIPNWKIHNIIETSGGAVVCEEMCTGTRYFENLVDESKDGLEDQIDVLAQRYMGINCACFTPNNDRIEDIKRLCKEYKIDGVIDLNLKFCNLYDTEGFLVERELKKDGIPVLGIETDYTDSDVQQLRTRIGAFIEMLD is encoded by the coding sequence ATGGCTGATTACAAAGAAATGTGGAAAGACCTAGGTATGGATTTAGAGACACATGATCAATTATGTGAAGTATTACCGCAAGCGTTTACAGACGTATATTTATCACAAGAAAATAGACCTGAAAACATGGCTTACTATGATTTTGTTGTATCTGAAATACATGGTGTAAGACCTGCTGAACTTATTGAAGCACAGAAAAAAGGGAAAAAGGTTTTTGGTTCTTTTTGCATATTTGTACCAGATGAAATAGTATTTGGTGCAGATGCTATAGCAACTGGTTTATGTGGTGGATCACAATTTTGGGTTCCTGGTGGAGAAAAAGTACTTCCTACAAATACATGTCCATTGATTAAAGCTTCGGTTGGAGCAAGATTAGATAAGACATGTCCATTCTTTAGAATAGCTGATATGTATATTGGTGAAACAACATGTGATGGTAAGAAAAAAGCATGGGAAATACTTGGTGAAGATGTTCCTATGTATGTAATGGATTTGCCACAAATGAAGAGAAGAAAAGATTACAAAGCTTGGGCAGAAGAAATAACTGACTTTAAAAATACAGTAGAAGAATTTACGGGAAATAAAGTAACAGCCGATTCTTTAAAAAATTCTATAAAATTAATAAATGATAAAAGAAGAGCTTTACAGAGATTAAGTAATTTTAGAAAAAATATAAATATACCAATTTCAGGTAAGGATGTTCTTTTAATTTCTCAAATAGCTTTTTATGATGATCCTACTAGATTTACTCAAATGACAAATGCACTTTGTGATGAATTAGATAAAAGAGTTGAAGAAGGTGTAAGTGTATTCCCTAAGGGAACAAAGAGAATATTACTTGCAGGAACTCCACTTGCTATACCAAACTGGAAAATTCACAATATTATTGAGACTTCTGGCGGTGCAGTAGTATGTGAAGAGATGTGTACAGGTACTAGGTATTTTGAAAACTTGGTTGATGAATCTAAAGATGGTTTAGAAGATCAAATAGATGTTCTAGCTCAAAGATATATGGGAATAAATTGTGCATGTTTTACACCAAACAATGATAGAATAGAAGATATTAAAAGGTTATGTAAAGAATATAAAATTGATGGTGTAATAGATTTGAACTTAAAGTTCTGTAATCTATATGATACAGAAGGCTTCTTGGTAGAAAGAGAACTTAAAAAAGATGGTATACCAGTTCTCGGCATAGAAACAGACTATACAGATTCAGATGTACAGCAATTAAGAACTAGAATTGGTGCATTCATTGAAATGTTGGACTAA
- a CDS encoding aminotransferase class V-fold PLP-dependent enzyme gives MEFVASFSGGKDSILAIKKFIEQGNRLIGLIVSSKENGMSWSHNVDKEYYDNVAQILRCDIFFTYTDIDTYENNFEKALIYFKNIGAKACVFGDFNINKHIKWNNSRCINAGIEAIHPMKFMDSIDVINEFLKTDMQARIIKINEDYLPNLYIGKVIDKNLLDEIILQNPNTDPCGENGEYHTLVDIESIKKAFVSDIYLDNASTSYPKAPGISTRISDFINNESFSINRGTYMKSYNLSSKIIDIRERILKFVDAPDSSECIFTGSATESLNIIMNGLLDKRNTIVIDDRNHNSVWRIANNIKKQNSNKVIIWKANNEGKYEVEELINQIDKNTRYILLNIVDNVGGRNLIESTDNFKTLIDYCNSNNIFLIGDFSQAMCEYKFSMKELGFDAIIFSAHIGLMGSEGLGLLILNSSIKNNVKPLLFGGTGSKSADFNMPNTLPDRLEAGTLNHPAIFGLDAALEYISLIGIDKIIDKKNKLCNLAKDGLKDIDSIKVWGEGSFLCLSSKIIDDSDLAFNLDLQDGIMNRVGIQCSKMSHQAIDNFPKGCIRFTFGYFNNIYDVEDLIKAIKKYH, from the coding sequence ATGGAATTTGTAGCTTCTTTTAGTGGGGGTAAAGATTCAATATTGGCAATAAAAAAATTTATTGAACAGGGAAATAGATTAATAGGGCTAATTGTATCTTCAAAAGAAAATGGAATGTCTTGGTCTCATAATGTAGATAAAGAGTACTATGATAATGTAGCTCAAATATTAAGGTGTGATATATTTTTTACTTATACAGATATAGATACATATGAGAATAATTTTGAAAAAGCTTTAATATATTTTAAAAATATAGGTGCAAAAGCTTGTGTGTTTGGTGATTTCAATATAAATAAACATATAAAATGGAACAATAGTAGATGTATTAATGCTGGCATAGAGGCTATACATCCTATGAAATTTATGGATTCTATAGATGTAATTAATGAATTTTTAAAAACAGATATGCAAGCTAGAATAATAAAAATAAACGAGGATTATTTGCCTAATTTATATATAGGAAAAGTTATAGATAAAAATTTATTAGATGAAATTATATTGCAAAATCCTAACACTGATCCTTGTGGTGAAAATGGAGAATATCATACTTTAGTTGATATAGAGTCTATAAAGAAAGCCTTTGTAAGTGATATATACTTAGATAATGCATCTACATCTTATCCAAAAGCTCCAGGCATTTCTACTAGAATATCTGATTTTATTAATAACGAATCTTTTTCAATAAATAGAGGAACATATATGAAGTCATATAATTTGTCATCCAAAATTATTGATATTAGAGAGAGAATACTTAAATTTGTAGATGCACCTGATTCTTCAGAATGTATTTTTACTGGATCTGCTACTGAATCCTTAAACATAATAATGAATGGTTTATTAGATAAAAGGAATACCATAGTAATAGATGATAGAAACCATAATTCTGTATGGAGGATCGCAAATAATATAAAAAAACAAAATTCAAATAAAGTGATAATATGGAAAGCCAATAATGAAGGAAAATATGAAGTTGAAGAACTTATAAATCAAATAGATAAGAATACAAGATATATTTTACTAAATATTGTAGATAATGTTGGTGGAAGAAATTTGATAGAGTCTACTGATAATTTTAAAACATTAATTGACTATTGTAATAGCAATAATATTTTCTTAATTGGGGATTTTAGTCAAGCAATGTGTGAGTATAAATTTTCTATGAAAGAATTAGGGTTTGATGCCATTATATTTTCAGCTCATATAGGATTGATGGGCTCTGAAGGATTAGGTTTGTTGATTTTGAATTCTTCAATAAAAAATAATGTGAAGCCTCTATTATTTGGAGGTACTGGAAGTAAATCAGCAGATTTTAATATGCCAAATACATTACCTGATAGACTAGAAGCGGGGACATTAAATCATCCTGCAATATTTGGTCTGGATGCTGCATTAGAATACATATCACTGATTGGAATAGACAAAATAATAGACAAAAAGAATAAGCTTTGTAATTTAGCTAAAGATGGCCTTAAAGATATTGACTCAATAAAAGTATGGGGAGAGGGATCATTTTTATGCTTATCAAGTAAAATAATAGACGATTCAGATTTGGCCTTCAATTTAGACTTACAAGATGGGATAATGAATAGAGTAGGAATTCAGTGTTCTAAAATGTCCCATCAAGCAATTGATAATTTTCCAAAGGGATGCATAAGATTTACTTTTGGATACTTTAACAATATCTATGATGTTGAAGATTTGATTAAAGCAATAAAGAAATATCATTAA
- a CDS encoding uracil-DNA glycosylase gives MVNLGNDWDEILKEEFKKEYYLKLREFLKYEYKNYEIFPDMFSIFNALKSTSYSNTKVLILGQDPYHDIGQAHGLAFSVQKGIKIPPSLLNMYKEIKEEFGYEIPNNGYLAKWADQGVLLLNTALTVRAHQANSHKGKGWELFTDSVIKYLSQRNDPVIFILWGANARSKKSIIDTSKHYILEAPHPSPLSAHRGFFGCNHFKKTNEILENIGKDPIDWKIDNI, from the coding sequence ATGGTTAATTTAGGTAATGACTGGGATGAAATACTAAAGGAAGAATTTAAAAAAGAATATTATTTGAAACTAAGAGAGTTTTTAAAATATGAATATAAGAATTATGAAATTTTTCCAGATATGTTTTCAATTTTTAACGCATTAAAATCTACATCATATTCTAACACCAAAGTTTTGATACTAGGTCAAGATCCATATCATGATATAGGCCAAGCACATGGTCTTGCTTTCTCAGTACAAAAGGGTATAAAGATTCCACCTTCATTATTAAATATGTATAAGGAGATAAAAGAAGAATTTGGATATGAAATTCCAAACAATGGATATTTAGCAAAATGGGCAGATCAAGGAGTCTTGCTCTTAAATACCGCACTAACTGTGAGAGCACATCAAGCAAATTCTCATAAAGGTAAGGGATGGGAATTGTTTACTGACTCTGTAATTAAATATTTGAGTCAAAGAAATGATCCAGTGATTTTTATATTATGGGGAGCAAATGCAAGGAGTAAAAAGTCAATAATTGATACAAGTAAGCATTATATATTGGAAGCTCCACATCCAAGTCCATTGTCAGCACATAGAGGTTTTTTCGGATGTAATCATTTTAAAAAGACTAATGAAATATTAGAAAATATTGGTAAAGATCCTATAGATTGGAAAATTGATAATATATAA
- a CDS encoding NusG domain II-containing protein, translating to MKKRDIILILIVAILIGQFIIINKFINKDKGDRVEIYLKNKLYGTYSLDKEKKIYISDAGNKNVLKIHDNGIEMIETNCPDKVCVKTGFISKPGQSIVCLPHKLNVKIVSDDESKKENDVIAQ from the coding sequence ATGAAAAAGAGAGATATTATTTTAATACTGATAGTAGCAATTTTAATTGGACAATTTATAATTATAAATAAATTTATAAATAAAGATAAAGGTGATAGAGTAGAAATATATTTGAAAAATAAATTATACGGAACTTATTCTTTAGATAAAGAAAAAAAGATATATATTAGTGATGCTGGTAATAAAAACGTTTTAAAAATACATGATAATGGAATAGAGATGATTGAAACAAATTGTCCTGATAAAGTCTGTGTTAAAACAGGATTTATAAGTAAACCAGGTCAAAGTATAGTATGTTTACCGCATAAGCTAAATGTAAAGATAGTAAGTGATGATGAAAGTAAAAAAGAAAATGATGTAATAGCTCAATAA
- a CDS encoding FAD:protein FMN transferase, with the protein MKKKLTIILALLLLFFAGLYIIKEDPFTKKGTFSKTNYYLDTVNTVTIIDVKEKDQAKILSDVDNTIRDIHNEMSLQQSSSNINKLNDKAGIEPVKVSNDIYNIIDKSIKYSKLTDGTFSTAVGPLTLLWGIGGESPKVPTKEEIDKVLPLLNYNDIVLNEKEHTIFLKKKSMKIDLGGIAKGYCADKLARQLKSKGVKNAIINLGGNIYVYGKNQKDKNFTVGIQDPSASNQEVMGQVTLTNKSVVTSGIYERYIEKDGKIYHHMLDPKTGYPFENNLSSVTIISDNSVDGDSLSTSTYGLGLEKGMNFINSLDGVDAIFITKDKKVYVTKNIKNILKITKKNYHLAN; encoded by the coding sequence ATGAAAAAAAAATTAACGATTATTTTAGCTTTACTTTTGTTATTTTTTGCAGGACTTTATATAATTAAGGAAGATCCATTTACAAAAAAAGGTACATTTAGTAAAACTAATTACTATTTAGATACAGTTAATACGGTTACAATCATAGATGTTAAAGAAAAAGATCAAGCTAAAATATTATCTGATGTAGATAATACAATTAGAGATATACATAACGAAATGAGTCTTCAGCAATCATCAAGCAATATTAATAAGTTAAATGACAAGGCTGGGATAGAGCCAGTAAAAGTCTCAAACGATATATACAATATAATAGATAAATCAATAAAATATTCAAAACTAACTGATGGAACTTTTTCTACTGCTGTAGGACCATTGACATTATTGTGGGGTATCGGAGGAGAATCACCTAAAGTACCTACAAAGGAAGAAATCGATAAAGTACTTCCTTTACTAAATTATAATGATATTGTCCTAAACGAAAAAGAGCATACAATTTTTTTAAAGAAAAAATCTATGAAAATTGATTTAGGTGGTATAGCCAAGGGATACTGTGCTGATAAACTAGCCAGACAATTAAAAAGCAAAGGTGTAAAAAATGCTATTATAAATCTCGGTGGAAACATATATGTATATGGTAAAAATCAAAAGGATAAAAACTTCACTGTTGGAATACAGGATCCATCAGCTTCAAATCAAGAAGTTATGGGTCAAGTTACACTTACTAATAAATCTGTGGTAACTTCTGGTATATATGAAAGATATATAGAGAAAGATGGAAAAATATATCATCATATGCTTGACCCAAAAACTGGATATCCATTTGAAAATAACTTGAGTAGTGTTACTATAATTTCAGATAATTCAGTAGATGGAGACTCGCTTTCTACTTCTACATATGGGCTTGGATTAGAAAAAGGTATGAATTTTATTAATTCATTAGATGGTGTAGATGCAATA